In a genomic window of Virgibacillus sp. SK37:
- a CDS encoding GNAT family N-acetyltransferase yields MKIIETERLYLRELEMDDINELSKVLSDPESMQYYPRPFNQEEVENWIEWNMKNYKQDKHGLWAIVLKDGDTFIGDCGITMQNIDGERLPEIGFHIIKAYWNRGYATEAAFACKEYAFDILDYPKIFSYTTLKNIHSQKVAEKIGMKTYKFFEKNDEKQIAHVAYKDKPC; encoded by the coding sequence TTGAAGATTATCGAGACGGAACGATTATATTTGAGGGAGTTAGAAATGGACGATATTAATGAATTATCGAAAGTGCTTTCCGACCCAGAATCCATGCAATATTACCCCCGCCCTTTTAACCAAGAAGAGGTAGAAAATTGGATTGAATGGAATATGAAAAACTATAAACAAGATAAACATGGACTATGGGCAATTGTATTAAAAGATGGGGATACGTTTATCGGTGATTGTGGGATAACAATGCAGAACATTGATGGGGAAAGGTTACCAGAAATCGGATTTCACATTATTAAAGCGTATTGGAATAGAGGGTATGCCACAGAGGCAGCATTTGCTTGTAAGGAATACGCGTTTGATATTTTAGACTATCCAAAAATATTTTCGTATACGACTTTAAAAAATATTCACTCACAAAAAGTGGCAGAAAAAATTGGTATGAAAACCTATAAGTTTTTTGAGAAGAATGATGAAAAACAAATTGCTCACGTTGCATACAAAGATAAGCCATGTTGA
- a CDS encoding DUF2089 family protein → MDIKDVPNWILSLDGEDVEFIKKFVMNSGSLKEIAKIYEVSYPTVRIKLDRLIEKIKLNDAADNEEFITFIKQLSIDDRINLEEAKLIIDKYKKEKSDK, encoded by the coding sequence ATGGATATAAAAGATGTTCCGAATTGGATTTTATCATTAGACGGGGAAGACGTGGAATTCATTAAAAAATTTGTTATGAATTCAGGGTCTTTAAAAGAAATCGCAAAAATTTATGAGGTTTCTTATCCGACAGTAAGGATTAAGTTAGATAGGTTAATTGAAAAAATAAAATTAAACGATGCTGCGGATAATGAGGAGTTTATAACTTTCATTAAACAACTTTCAATTGATGATCGTATTAACTTGGAAGAGGCAAAGCTAATTATAGATAAATATAAAAAAGAAAAGAGTGATAAATAA
- a CDS encoding ABC transporter permease: MFHVLKHEFTDSFKSVRSILIILFITYVSYQSATFIDSNPGLIDEIMKSGGEEGSAYTAAIALIVLVFGFLFVFATSHDLINKEIELRTMRLLVTKVSRAQIVVGKFLGIMLFWVITVSISFIVLSIMAGSWFPKDYFQSLIFLFYIVSFVVLISTVFTKSKLTMFLGILLGIALPIIGLVAIFSDKWYLAPFKYLLPYKYLEGSIGLMFIPIVIGVIYLLIAVFIMQRKDL; encoded by the coding sequence ATGTTCCATGTGTTAAAACATGAGTTTACTGATTCATTTAAAAGTGTGCGATCCATTTTAATTATTTTATTTATTACGTATGTTTCTTACCAATCAGCCACATTTATTGATAGCAATCCAGGTTTAATCGATGAGATTATGAAAAGTGGTGGAGAAGAGGGTTCTGCATATACAGCCGCGATTGCGTTAATTGTGTTAGTATTTGGGTTTTTATTTGTATTTGCAACTTCTCACGATTTGATCAACAAGGAAATTGAATTAAGAACGATGCGTTTACTTGTGACAAAAGTGTCAAGAGCGCAGATCGTGGTAGGTAAATTTTTAGGCATAATGTTATTTTGGGTGATAACGGTATCGATATCATTTATCGTACTATCCATCATGGCTGGTTCGTGGTTTCCGAAAGATTATTTTCAATCCTTAATATTTTTATTTTATATTGTTAGCTTTGTGGTTTTAATTTCCACAGTATTTACAAAGTCAAAATTAACGATGTTCTTGGGTATTTTGCTCGGTATTGCCTTGCCAATTATAGGACTTGTTGCAATATTCTCTGATAAATGGTATTTAGCACCATTCAAATATTTATTGCCTTACAAATACCTAGAAGGTTCAATTGGTTTGATGTTCATTCCGATAGTTATTGGAGTCATCTACTTGTTAATAGCTGTTTTTATTATGCAAAGAAAGGATTTATAA
- a CDS encoding ABC transporter ATP-binding protein: MNIIEVNHLTKKYGSTEVLKNINLEIHQGEVFGFVGHNGAGKSTFIHTITGITNKSAGSFKIMGVSDNKLNKVKNRVGVMPDVSNLYGNMKGLQFLNYMGKLTGDKRSKKDYETLIRDVGLEGAEKKRINSYSFGMKKKICIAQALLGNPKLIILDEPTSGLDPESAINIRNLVTRLQNQGKTILLTSHNLDEIDKVSDRVGILSDGVIKKLGTPRQLKEETGAGVTISVRTKPALQEEDLQKLSEKLKLDIILVETRRGYTFLQVTSEEDMPKLSKEIIKSGVFLYEMKVEQRSLEDVFMNT; the protein is encoded by the coding sequence ATGAACATAATTGAAGTTAATCATCTAACGAAAAAGTATGGAAGCACAGAAGTGTTAAAGAATATTAACTTAGAAATCCACCAAGGCGAAGTTTTTGGATTCGTAGGTCATAACGGGGCTGGTAAATCCACCTTCATTCACACTATTACAGGTATAACCAATAAAAGCGCTGGCTCATTCAAGATAATGGGAGTTTCAGATAACAAGTTAAATAAGGTGAAAAATAGAGTTGGTGTAATGCCAGACGTATCTAATTTATATGGGAACATGAAAGGATTGCAATTTTTGAATTATATGGGAAAATTGACGGGAGATAAGCGTAGTAAGAAAGACTATGAAACTCTAATAAGAGATGTCGGGCTAGAAGGGGCGGAAAAGAAAAGAATCAACTCATATTCCTTTGGTATGAAAAAGAAAATTTGTATAGCTCAAGCTTTACTGGGAAATCCTAAGTTAATTATTCTGGATGAGCCAACATCGGGTCTTGATCCAGAATCAGCAATTAACATACGAAATTTAGTGACAAGACTACAGAACCAAGGAAAAACGATTCTTCTTACCTCACACAATTTAGATGAAATCGATAAAGTAAGTGATAGGGTTGGCATTCTAAGCGATGGTGTTATTAAAAAGCTAGGTACACCTCGCCAATTAAAAGAGGAAACAGGTGCAGGGGTTACCATTTCCGTTAGAACAAAACCTGCATTGCAAGAAGAAGACTTACAAAAATTGTCTGAGAAACTCAAATTGGATATAATCTTAGTTGAAACAAGGAGAGGATACACATTCTTACAAGTCACTTCAGAAGAAGACATGCCAAAACTGTCAAAAGAGATAATTAAATCTGGTGTTTTTTTGTATGAAATGAAAGTTGAACAGCGTTCATTAGAGGACGTCTTTATGAATACTTAA
- a CDS encoding helix-turn-helix transcriptional regulator, with protein sequence MPVKNNIKQIRKERGIKQLKMAEDLQVTRQTFTAIENNKYNPSLELALKIVKYFDVPLQDVFILEEEEKK encoded by the coding sequence GTGCCTGTCAAAAATAATATTAAACAGATTAGAAAAGAACGAGGTATTAAACAATTAAAGATGGCGGAGGATTTACAGGTAACACGGCAAACCTTTACCGCAATCGAAAATAATAAATATAACCCAAGTCTGGAGCTTGCTCTTAAAATTGTGAAATACTTTGATGTTCCATTGCAAGATGTATTTATATTAGAAGAGGAGGAGAAAAAATGA
- a CDS encoding GrpB family protein, whose amino-acid sequence MKIEVKEHNEKWERMFKEEAQRIKVIFGDELIDIHHIGSTSVNGLKAKPIIDIMPVVKHIGKIDLLNGQMAGIGYESLGENGIKGRRFFRKGGDNRTHHIHVFQVDNEGDIDRHLAVRDYLRTHCEDAKRYGHLKENLAKQFPSDIDSYAVGKDAFVKELEEKAVHWYKDR is encoded by the coding sequence ATGAAGATTGAAGTAAAGGAACATAACGAGAAATGGGAGCGAATGTTCAAAGAAGAAGCCCAACGTATTAAAGTTATTTTTGGTGATGAATTAATTGACATTCACCATATTGGCAGCACCTCTGTTAATGGGCTAAAGGCTAAACCCATTATTGATATTATGCCAGTAGTTAAACATATTGGAAAAATCGATTTGCTAAATGGGCAAATGGCGGGAATTGGCTACGAATCATTGGGCGAAAACGGTATAAAAGGAAGAAGGTTTTTCAGAAAGGGTGGAGATAATAGAACACATCACATACATGTATTTCAGGTAGACAACGAGGGAGACATTGATCGTCACTTAGCGGTTAGAGACTATCTACGAACACACTGCGAAGATGCTAAAAGGTATGGACACTTAAAAGAAAACCTGGCTAAACAGTTCCCGAGTGACATTGATTCTTATGCAGTCGGTAAAGATGCATTTGTTAAGGAGTTGGAAGAAAAGGCAGTCCATTGGTACAAAGACAGATAA
- a CDS encoding glycerol dehydrogenase — MSERIFTSPAKYIQGKNTIKNIGSYLKEIGSQAAVIADDIVWDIAGHQVVDALKEKNIESREILFNGESSEEEIERITQEAKDAGATIVIGVGGGKTLDTSKAIADALNAYTVIVPTAASADAPTSALSVVYSNEGAFEGYRFYKRNPDLIILDTKIIAAAPPRLLTSGIADAMATWVEARAVIRNGGKNQVGGKTTLAAEAIAKRCEEVLFEYGHLAYESAKIKAATPALEHVVEANTLLSGLGFESGGLAAAHAIHNGFTALDGEIHHLTHGEKVAFGTLVQLTLEDSSLEEIERYIGFYISLDLPVTLEDIKLKDAKREDIWKVAEAANVKEETIHNGFNVTVDEVVDAIFATDQYAKAYKLKYNL; from the coding sequence ATGTCTGAAAGAATTTTTACAAGTCCAGCAAAATATATACAAGGGAAGAATACAATAAAAAATATTGGATCTTATTTGAAAGAAATTGGTAGCCAGGCTGCAGTTATCGCTGATGATATCGTATGGGATATTGCAGGGCATCAAGTCGTGGATGCTTTAAAAGAAAAAAATATAGAGTCCAGAGAAATTCTATTTAATGGAGAATCTTCAGAAGAAGAAATTGAACGAATTACTCAGGAAGCTAAAGATGCGGGAGCTACGATAGTAATCGGTGTTGGAGGAGGTAAAACATTAGACACATCCAAAGCAATTGCGGATGCACTAAATGCATATACGGTTATTGTTCCAACAGCAGCTTCAGCTGATGCACCAACAAGTGCGTTATCCGTTGTTTATTCGAACGAAGGGGCTTTCGAAGGTTACCGTTTCTATAAGCGTAATCCAGATTTAATTATACTTGACACTAAAATTATTGCAGCAGCTCCACCTCGTTTATTAACTTCAGGTATAGCAGACGCTATGGCTACATGGGTGGAAGCACGCGCAGTCATTCGGAATGGTGGAAAAAACCAAGTTGGTGGAAAAACGACACTAGCTGCAGAAGCCATTGCTAAAAGATGTGAAGAAGTCTTGTTTGAATATGGACATTTAGCTTATGAATCAGCTAAAATCAAAGCAGCAACGCCGGCACTTGAACATGTTGTTGAAGCAAACACACTGCTCAGTGGATTAGGATTTGAAAGTGGTGGATTAGCTGCAGCACATGCTATCCATAATGGATTTACTGCCTTAGATGGTGAAATTCATCACTTAACCCACGGTGAAAAAGTTGCCTTTGGTACATTGGTGCAGTTAACACTTGAAGATAGTTCCCTCGAGGAAATTGAACGTTACATTGGTTTTTACATTAGCTTGGATTTACCAGTGACACTTGAAGATATTAAATTAAAGGATGCGAAACGGGAAGACATTTGGAAAGTTGCAGAAGCAGCTAATGTTAAGGAAGAAACGATTCATAATGGATTTAACGTTACAGTGGACGAAGTGGTTGATGCTATATTTGCAACTGATCAGTACGCAAAAGCGTATAAACTTAAATATAACTTATAA
- a CDS encoding serine hydrolase: MEIKQQKIQKVFERFVKNKQIHETVLFVENTNGDFSYSNGYEGKGRDTPFLMASITKLFTTTCIFILKEQGKLSLDDKITKYFQGDTLNKLHIYKGKEYSMKLTVSNLLFQTSGLPDDFEEGNNNTKKRVIHQDKQYNFDDIIMLTKKHKPHFAPNLDNRAHYASVNFDLLGKIIEIITNSNLADVYEQFIFAPLELKNTYLPKSGESFVPTIYYKNSILHRPKFVESCGASGGAISTTSELMIFIKAFFGGKLFNKTVFHELEVNNKLQFAMFPIHYGAGFMRVPLSGFSTLFMGKGELIGHSGSTGSFAFYYPREDLFFVGDVNQIANSSLPVRFAMRLAMA; this comes from the coding sequence ATGGAAATTAAACAACAAAAAATCCAGAAGGTTTTCGAACGATTCGTTAAAAACAAACAGATACATGAGACCGTTCTTTTTGTGGAAAACACGAATGGAGATTTTTCATACAGTAATGGATATGAGGGCAAGGGTCGAGATACACCATTCCTTATGGCAAGCATTACAAAGCTGTTTACAACCACCTGTATTTTCATTTTAAAAGAACAGGGTAAGTTATCATTAGACGATAAAATAACAAAATATTTTCAAGGAGATACCCTGAATAAACTACATATTTACAAGGGAAAAGAATATTCTATGAAGCTTACGGTTTCTAATTTATTATTTCAAACGAGTGGGCTACCGGATGACTTTGAAGAAGGAAATAATAATACAAAAAAACGAGTGATCCATCAGGATAAGCAATATAATTTTGATGATATTATAATGCTGACGAAAAAACATAAACCACACTTTGCACCCAACCTGGACAATAGAGCGCATTACGCGAGCGTAAACTTTGATCTCCTTGGTAAAATCATTGAAATCATCACTAATTCAAACTTAGCTGATGTATATGAACAATTCATCTTTGCTCCCCTAGAGCTCAAAAACACCTATCTCCCGAAGAGTGGTGAGAGTTTTGTGCCAACTATTTATTATAAGAACAGTATACTTCACCGCCCTAAATTCGTAGAGAGTTGCGGTGCCAGTGGCGGTGCTATTTCTACAACGTCTGAACTAATGATATTTATCAAAGCTTTCTTTGGTGGGAAACTATTTAACAAAACTGTTTTTCATGAATTGGAAGTAAATAATAAGTTGCAATTTGCCATGTTTCCCATTCACTATGGTGCTGGATTTATGAGAGTTCCACTAAGTGGCTTTTCCACACTCTTTATGGGTAAAGGTGAGTTAATTGGTCATTCCGGTTCAACAGGTTCATTTGCATTTTATTATCCTAGAGAGGATTTATTTTTTGTGGGAGATGTGAACCAAATAGCAAATTCTTCACTTCCCGTACGCTTCGCTATGCGGCTTGCTATGGCTTGA
- a CDS encoding thiol-disulfide oxidoreductase DCC family protein — protein sequence MNKHIVFFDAECPLCRTVKAVLKRLDWNDSITWYPVQEVSDSIKERVNNYKNMYDEIYMYTKDKRVLTGFNTVRKILSVLPATIPLAFLLYLPFVKNIGDPVYRFISTRRYEWFGRVPYKKL from the coding sequence ATGAATAAACATATCGTATTTTTCGATGCCGAATGTCCTTTATGTCGCACAGTGAAAGCAGTGCTGAAAAGACTGGATTGGAATGACAGCATTACCTGGTACCCTGTTCAGGAAGTAAGTGATTCAATAAAAGAAAGAGTCAATAACTATAAAAATATGTATGACGAAATTTATATGTATACGAAAGATAAACGGGTGCTAACAGGATTTAATACCGTACGTAAGATCCTATCTGTACTGCCCGCCACGATTCCTTTAGCTTTCTTACTCTACCTTCCGTTTGTGAAAAATATTGGAGATCCTGTGTATCGTTTTATTTCGACTCGCCGTTATGAATGGTTCGGCAGAGTGCCGTATAAGAAGTTGTGA
- a CDS encoding alpha-keto acid decarboxylase family protein: protein MKQEYTVGNYLLDRLSELGIRHMFGVPGDYNLAFLDNVIDHEEMEWVGNRNELNAAYAADGYARINGFAALITTFGVGELSAINGIAGSYAEHVPVVKITGAPTTKVMDNGLYVHHTLGDGNFDHFSRMFQEVTVAQTFLTQENAAQEIDRVLLACMTEKRPVHITLPIDVYDKPANKPESPLHEEVATSNHEALNQMLSELTPMIEKAKQPVILAGYEVNRYENREELMAFADKTGIPVTILSGGKGAFNEEHQQFIGVYNGELSAPYLQKRVDEADCIIQIGAKPTDSTTGGFSYNFSNKDVIQITPFSVITANQKYAPITMKDALVALSDKVAQKNTADLNIIPLQSQLDQNTFEVKEKNIKQNRFFERLSHFMKEKDVLLAEQGTSYYGAATMPIPKDTMFIGQPLWGSIGFTFPALLGSQLADMNRRNILLIGDGSFQLTAQELSTMLDQKIKPIIFLINNDGYTVERAIHGENQPYNDIPMWDYKKLPEVFSPEGKSLTYKVQTETELEEALKAAENNHDSLTFIEVVMHRDDKPELLAQLSKRFAKQNG, encoded by the coding sequence ATGAAACAGGAATATACAGTCGGGAATTATTTATTGGATCGTTTATCAGAACTAGGGATCCGTCATATGTTTGGCGTACCTGGTGATTATAACTTAGCCTTTTTAGATAATGTGATCGATCATGAAGAAATGGAATGGGTTGGAAATCGGAATGAGTTAAACGCCGCTTATGCCGCTGATGGCTATGCACGTATTAACGGATTTGCTGCCTTAATCACAACATTCGGTGTTGGTGAATTAAGTGCGATCAATGGAATTGCTGGCTCCTATGCGGAACATGTACCTGTTGTAAAGATTACAGGTGCGCCTACAACAAAGGTGATGGACAATGGTTTATATGTTCATCACACCTTAGGAGATGGGAATTTTGATCATTTTTCCAGAATGTTTCAAGAGGTAACTGTAGCCCAAACCTTTTTAACACAAGAAAATGCGGCACAAGAAATTGATCGGGTGCTGCTTGCCTGTATGACAGAAAAGCGCCCTGTTCACATCACGTTGCCAATAGATGTATATGATAAACCTGCGAACAAGCCAGAGAGTCCGTTGCATGAAGAGGTAGCAACAAGTAATCACGAAGCACTTAACCAAATGCTTTCTGAGCTAACCCCTATGATTGAGAAGGCAAAGCAGCCAGTCATCTTAGCTGGTTACGAGGTAAACCGTTATGAAAACCGGGAAGAATTGATGGCATTTGCTGACAAAACAGGAATCCCTGTTACTATTTTAAGTGGAGGGAAAGGTGCGTTTAACGAAGAACACCAACAATTTATTGGGGTCTACAATGGAGAACTAAGTGCTCCCTATTTACAAAAGCGCGTAGATGAAGCGGACTGTATTATTCAAATTGGTGCTAAACCGACGGATTCAACGACAGGTGGTTTTTCCTATAACTTTTCAAATAAAGATGTGATTCAGATAACCCCATTTTCTGTGATTACTGCTAACCAAAAATATGCGCCAATTACAATGAAAGATGCGTTAGTAGCACTAAGTGATAAGGTTGCACAAAAGAACACAGCGGATTTAAACATCATTCCACTTCAGTCGCAATTAGATCAGAATACTTTTGAAGTAAAAGAAAAAAACATAAAACAAAATCGATTCTTTGAGCGTCTATCTCATTTTATGAAAGAAAAAGATGTGTTGTTGGCAGAACAAGGAACTTCTTACTATGGTGCCGCAACGATGCCAATACCGAAAGATACCATGTTTATTGGGCAGCCGCTTTGGGGATCCATCGGTTTTACTTTTCCGGCATTATTAGGTTCACAGCTTGCCGATATGAACCGACGTAATATCCTTCTAATTGGAGATGGTTCGTTCCAATTAACAGCACAAGAGCTTTCAACCATGCTCGATCAGAAAATCAAACCGATTATTTTCTTAATTAATAATGACGGCTACACCGTTGAACGTGCAATCCATGGCGAGAATCAACCTTATAATGATATTCCGATGTGGGATTACAAAAAGCTGCCTGAAGTATTCAGCCCCGAAGGAAAAAGCCTGACATACAAAGTGCAGACGGAAACTGAACTGGAAGAAGCATTAAAAGCAGCAGAAAACAATCATGACTCACTAACGTTTATTGAAGTTGTCATGCATCGTGATGACAAACCTGAATTGCTGGCACAACTTTCAAAACGGTTTGCAAAACAGAACGGTTAG
- a CDS encoding MarR family winged helix-turn-helix transcriptional regulator: MNKKREEQLNETLMLFYFAYRTFTKEPDRILEEHGIQRLHHRVLFFVARTPNISVHELLKTLEVSKQALHAPMRQLIEMGYIKSEPAEYDRRVRELCLTEKGQHLEMQLSNVQRGKMNEIFESMGPDSEETWKQVMKKIIDNDRDD, from the coding sequence ATGAATAAAAAACGTGAAGAACAATTAAATGAGACACTAATGCTTTTTTATTTCGCCTACCGTACATTTACAAAGGAACCTGACCGCATACTTGAAGAACATGGGATTCAACGCCTTCATCACCGGGTTTTATTTTTTGTAGCTCGAACTCCAAACATAAGTGTGCACGAGCTTTTGAAAACATTAGAAGTAAGCAAACAAGCATTGCATGCTCCAATGCGTCAACTCATTGAAATGGGGTATATAAAAAGTGAACCGGCGGAATACGATCGTCGTGTACGGGAGTTATGTCTAACAGAAAAAGGTCAACACCTAGAGATGCAATTGAGCAATGTTCAACGGGGCAAAATGAATGAAATCTTTGAATCGATGGGACCGGATAGCGAGGAAACGTGGAAGCAGGTGATGAAAAAAATTATTGATAATGATAGGGATGACTAA
- a CDS encoding VOC family protein — protein MSKGVLHHIEIYVSDLKKSVEFWGWLLKELGYSSYQKWEAGQSWKIEDTYIVFVQTEESFLDVPYHRKRVGLNHVAFHADSRQHIDEMTEKLKDRGVSILYPDKHPFAGGDDYYAVYFEDPDRIKVELVAP, from the coding sequence TTGTCAAAAGGGGTGCTTCACCATATCGAAATATATGTTTCTGATTTGAAGAAATCTGTTGAGTTTTGGGGGTGGCTACTCAAAGAATTAGGGTACAGCTCCTATCAAAAATGGGAGGCTGGACAAAGCTGGAAGATTGAAGATACCTATATTGTTTTTGTACAAACAGAGGAAAGCTTTCTGGATGTCCCCTATCATAGAAAGCGGGTAGGATTAAATCATGTAGCATTTCACGCTGATTCCCGACAACACATAGATGAGATGACTGAAAAACTAAAAGATAGAGGAGTCTCCATACTATATCCGGACAAGCACCCATTTGCTGGCGGAGATGACTATTATGCTGTTTACTTTGAAGACCCGGATAGAATAAAAGTAGAGCTTGTAGCACCTTAA
- a CDS encoding UDP-N-acetylmuramoyl-L-alanyl-D-glutamate--2,6-diaminopimelate ligase has product MNTEELIELIKIKTIKGELPLTVTGIQMNSKRVEPGNLFICITGHTVDGHDFVDEAIRRGAKIIIAEKAITIDFSKVALVIVKDSAKVMARLANHFFDYPVSRLLSIGITGTNGKTSVSHLVHDLLLLSNYKSAACGSLGFYIDEKFIPTQNTTSDILSNLEMAQQALDHGCETMTFEISSHGLVHGRVWGIDMDIAVFTNLSQDHLDYHGTMERYGHAKGLLFAQLGQNLRTAKYVVLNADDPWYRRFSQMTPFEVISYGIFQEADFYAAHIRCSEHGTEFSLHSPEGIFPVKTNFIGEFNVYNVLAAVATLYASGHEIDTIIKKLSFVFPVKGRMEKLDYPAGPTVYIDYAHTPDAIEKAIHSVIPYKKGRLIVLIAGGSHRDTSKRPIMAAKASVADYVIITVNNPGTEIPSKIVSDFEKGMQHTNYITIPDRTEAVRHAIQIAESRDTILLTDKGHETTLLIDTEWIPYNDEKIAREQLELLYGPINTGL; this is encoded by the coding sequence TTGAATACAGAAGAATTAATAGAACTTATAAAAATTAAAACCATAAAAGGCGAGCTCCCTCTTACAGTTACAGGTATACAGATGAATTCAAAAAGGGTGGAACCTGGTAATCTATTCATTTGCATCACCGGCCATACCGTGGATGGTCACGATTTCGTTGATGAAGCGATCCGTCGGGGAGCTAAAATCATTATTGCTGAAAAAGCTATCACCATCGACTTTTCAAAAGTGGCTCTAGTTATTGTAAAAGACTCGGCAAAAGTCATGGCCCGTTTGGCTAATCATTTTTTTGATTACCCCGTTTCCCGCCTTTTGTCCATTGGAATCACCGGAACGAACGGCAAAACGTCCGTATCCCATTTAGTGCATGATCTATTGTTGCTTTCCAATTATAAATCGGCCGCTTGTGGATCACTTGGCTTTTATATAGATGAGAAATTTATTCCAACACAAAATACGACAAGTGATATCCTGTCAAATTTGGAAATGGCTCAGCAGGCTTTGGATCATGGCTGTGAAACAATGACGTTTGAAATTTCCTCACATGGTCTGGTCCATGGGCGGGTATGGGGAATTGATATGGACATTGCCGTTTTTACCAATCTCAGCCAAGACCATCTCGATTACCATGGAACAATGGAACGCTATGGACATGCAAAAGGTCTGCTTTTTGCCCAGCTTGGCCAGAACTTACGAACAGCCAAATATGTGGTATTAAACGCAGATGATCCATGGTACCGGCGGTTTTCACAGATGACGCCTTTTGAAGTCATCAGTTATGGTATTTTTCAGGAAGCAGATTTTTATGCTGCCCATATCCGCTGTAGCGAACATGGAACTGAATTTTCTCTCCATTCACCTGAAGGCATTTTCCCAGTCAAAACGAACTTCATCGGAGAATTCAATGTCTATAATGTATTAGCGGCTGTCGCTACTCTTTATGCCAGCGGACATGAGATCGACACGATTATTAAAAAGCTATCCTTCGTCTTTCCTGTGAAAGGACGTATGGAAAAACTGGATTATCCAGCGGGGCCAACTGTCTATATCGATTATGCCCATACGCCGGACGCGATTGAAAAAGCTATTCATAGTGTTATACCTTACAAAAAAGGTCGATTAATTGTATTGATTGCAGGAGGAAGCCATCGAGATACGTCAAAACGCCCAATTATGGCCGCCAAAGCCTCAGTGGCTGATTATGTCATTATCACCGTCAATAATCCAGGCACAGAAATCCCGAGCAAGATTGTTTCTGATTTTGAAAAAGGAATGCAGCATACGAATTACATCACTATTCCAGATCGAACTGAAGCTGTCCGGCATGCCATCCAAATTGCAGAGTCAAGGGATACTATCCTTTTGACGGACAAGGGGCATGAAACAACTTTATTGATCGACACGGAATGGATCCCTTATAACGACGAAAAGATCGCACGGGAACAATTAGAGCTTTTGTATGGTCCGATAAACACTGGACTCTAG
- a CDS encoding AAA family ATPase translates to MKRLVIITVGKTHSGKSTFARDLEKKLDNSFVMDQDNHAEFINAYYKKLQPKSGTNTLKHSISNLIVDYAKTHTDFHIIVSNSNLSKKGREYLLEKIYPKIEFVRVLVHFDIPDKVLFKRVINTQRSTSILRFASSFEEVLLRQQADSQLKDVVDPTEGEAEYLFKIKDNNEVNSVIREITNISKCL, encoded by the coding sequence TTGAAAAGGTTAGTAATTATTACAGTAGGTAAGACCCATAGCGGAAAAAGCACATTTGCTAGAGATTTAGAAAAAAAGTTGGATAATTCTTTTGTTATGGACCAAGATAACCATGCTGAATTTATAAATGCCTATTACAAAAAGCTGCAACCTAAATCAGGAACTAATACTCTTAAACATTCTATTTCAAATTTAATTGTTGATTATGCTAAAACGCACACTGATTTTCATATTATTGTTAGTAATTCAAATCTCTCTAAAAAAGGAAGAGAGTATTTACTTGAAAAAATTTATCCCAAAATCGAGTTCGTACGTGTTTTGGTTCATTTTGATATCCCAGATAAAGTTCTATTTAAGCGTGTCATAAATACTCAACGCAGTACATCTATTTTAAGGTTTGCTTCTAGTTTTGAAGAAGTGCTATTAAGGCAACAAGCTGACTCTCAATTAAAAGATGTTGTTGACCCAACAGAAGGGGAAGCAGAGTATTTATTCAAAATTAAAGATAACAATGAAGTTAATTCTGTAATAAGAGAAATTACTAATATTTCAAAATGTCTATAA